One genomic window of Synergistes jonesii includes the following:
- a CDS encoding restriction endonuclease subunit S, translating into MAETAKKPAIRFKGFTGAWEQRKFGDISEIKTGPFGSTLHAGDYVTDGVPIITTEHFKTGTLQNDKEGLPQVSQEDYERLLSYVLNDGDVVFSRVGSVDVNALITPFQDGWLFSGRVLRVRPSRGSDSQFLHTLLETEDVKNDIRARAVGQTMPSINTEILKATILLLPTSETEQRQIGACFRQLDHLITLHQRKYDKLVNVKKSCLEKMFPKNGSNVPEIRFSGFTEAWEQRKLRNIADKVTEKNADLAVLETFTNSAEFGIISQRDFFDHDISNAENIGGYYVVKNEDFVYNPRISVTAPVGPINRNKLGRNGVMSPLYTVFRTHDIDTTYLEWFFKSASWHDFMHYNGDSGARSDRFSIKDAVFFEMSIPYPEIAEQRKIGRYLDQLDNLITLHQRELEKLQNLKKACLEKMFV; encoded by the coding sequence ATGGCCGAAACCGCGAAAAAGCCGGCAATTCGGTTCAAGGGATTCACAGGCGCTTGGGAACAGCGTAAGTTTGGCGATATTTCTGAAATAAAAACTGGTCCATTTGGAAGTACCCTTCATGCGGGCGATTACGTTACAGACGGTGTACCAATAATAACAACTGAGCATTTTAAGACTGGAACTTTGCAGAATGACAAGGAAGGTTTGCCACAAGTTTCTCAAGAAGATTATGAACGGTTGTTGTCTTACGTGCTAAACGATGGTGATGTTGTCTTTTCTCGTGTTGGTTCAGTTGATGTAAACGCTTTAATTACGCCGTTTCAAGACGGGTGGTTGTTCTCTGGGCGAGTTTTGAGGGTTCGTCCAAGTAGAGGGAGTGATTCTCAATTCTTACATACTTTATTAGAAACCGAAGATGTTAAAAATGATATTCGAGCAAGGGCTGTTGGCCAAACTATGCCAAGTATCAACACTGAAATCTTGAAAGCTACAATACTGTTGTTGCCAACATCTGAAACGGAACAGCGCCAAATCGGGGCATGTTTCCGACAACTTGATCACCTTATCACCCTTCATCAGCGTAAGTATGACAAGCTCGTGAATGTGAAAAAATCCTGCCTCGAAAAAATGTTCCCGAAAAATGGCAGTAATGTTCCGGAAATTCGATTTTCCGGATTTACGGAAGCTTGGGAACAGCGTAAGCTTAGAAACATCGCTGATAAAGTGACGGAAAAGAATGCCGATCTGGCGGTTTTGGAAACATTTACGAACTCTGCCGAATTCGGAATTATTAGCCAACGAGACTTTTTCGATCACGATATTTCGAACGCAGAGAATATCGGCGGGTATTATGTTGTGAAAAATGAAGATTTTGTCTATAATCCGCGCATCTCTGTTACTGCTCCTGTAGGCCCTATAAATCGCAATAAATTGGGCAGAAATGGCGTAATGTCGCCACTTTATACGGTGTTCCGCACACATGATATAGACACCACTTATCTGGAATGGTTTTTCAAGAGTGCTTCTTGGCACGATTTTATGCATTACAACGGTGACTCCGGAGCAAGGTCAGACAGATTTTCAATCAAAGATGCGGTCTTTTTTGAGATGTCAATTCCCTATCCAGAGATTGCTGAACAGCGGAAAATTGGTCGATACTTAGATCAGCTTGACAACCTTATCACCCTTCATCAGCGTGAGCTTGAAAAGCTTCAAAATCTGAAGAAAGCTTGCCTTGAAAAGATGTTCGTGTAA